From Plasmodium falciparum 3D7 genome assembly, chromosome: 9, one genomic window encodes:
- a CDS encoding serine/threonine protein kinase, FIKK family, with product MLILYFYLIILFIIKSNIFSELYTYNITLRHLNEYSLEDEKYGENFFSRIVNKIHKGKKSKDAITKYIKEIIYKNKLCKKINFCKDFSSDEKDDEITNVRKEEKNIKEIKNCSFLPNYISDNFEKGISYKNKLEEEYMSVENVFNWELGKESLKKRLGCTNNFQINGVYYENWILKNINFRNSSNSHYSPKNVYKGIIPMNNNYNVDEVYVFIKKIPINKWLNQYEKMELYNGEYILKGENYVMEAVVSAFLSEYHPGISPHFYTLLYEPLDYNENGNENGNENGNGDENGNENGNENGNENGNENGNENGNENGNGNGVENGNENGVENGNENGNAIRSYENNIPNLNVFNDILKEQNKHKSIGNIVMVFEFFGEDLDCFMNRMCIKGYSTLGRKAKKKIMLSCLKLINRLHKIGLCHLDISLENILMQDNYEMRICDFAKCTPRYTYNLRHIRNPNGLCLFESCIPTIGKIEYIPPECCEIEKIYKELKITKPFSYLKTIIDQDERKKNYFDVTSADNYMLGILFILIWVYHFFWNKADASVDKEYAEFARVNMDFHKVEKTYHWPDGIKFIIQQLLHFESRKNLDLNDLINHPWFTREKCWFLKLFSFDLRYFK from the exons ATgctaattttatatttttacttgATA ATTttgttcataataaaaagtaatatattttcagaattatatacatataatataacattaaGACATTTGAATGAGTATAGTTTGgaagatgaaaaatatggagaaaatttttttagtCGAATAGTAAATAAAATTCATAAAGGTAAAAAATCGAAAGATGCTATTACAaagtatataaaagaaataatttataagaataaattatgcaagaaaataaatttttgcAAAGATTTTTCAAGTGATGAAAAGGATGATGAAATAACTAACGttagaaaagaagaaaaaaatattaaggaaataaaaaattgttcATTTTTACCAAATTATATTTCAGATAACTTTGAAAAAGGAatatcttataaaaataaattggaAGAAGAATATATGTCAGTCGAAAATGTTTTTAATTGGGAATTGGGTAAGGAGTccttaaaaaaaagattagGTTGTACAAATAATTTTCAAATAAATGGTGTTTATTATGAGAATTGGATactgaaaaatataaattttagaAATAGTAGTAATTCACATTATTCAccaaaaaatgtatataaaggAATTATCcctatgaataataattacaatgTGGATGAagtttatgtatttattaaaaaaattcctATAAATAAATGGTTAAATCAGTATGAAAAAATGGAATTATATAATGgtgaatatatattgaagGGAGAAAATTATGTAATGGAAGCAGTGGTATCAGCTTTTTTAAGTGAATATCACCCTGGTATATCACcacatttttatacattattatatgaaccgcttgattataatgaaaatggaAATGAAAATGGAAATGAAAATGGAAATGGAGATGAAAATGGAAATGAAAATGGAAATGAAAATGGAAATGAAAATGGAAATGAAAATGGAAATGAAAATGGAAATGAAAATGGAAATGGAAATGGAGTTGAAAATGGGAATGAAAATGGAGTTGAAAATGGGAATGAAAATGGAAATGCAATTAGatcatatgaaaataatattccaaatttaaatgtattcaatgatatattaaaagaacagAACAAACATAAAAGTATAGGTAATATTGTGATGGTATTTGAATTTTTTGGTGAAGATTTAGATTGTTTTATGAATAGGATGTGTATTAAAGGTTATTCAACCTTAGGTAGGAaagcgaaaaaaaaaattatgctttcatgtttaaaattaattaatagaTTACACAAAATTGGATTATGTCATCTCGATATTTCActtgaaaatatattaatgcaAGATAATTATGAAATGCGTATATGTGATTTTGCTAAATGTACACCTAGGTACACCTATAATTTGAGGCATATAAGAAATCCTAATGGTTTATGTCTTTTTGAATCTTGTATACCTACGATTGGAAAAATTGAATATATCCCCCCTGAATGTTGTGAAATCGAAAAGATATACAAAGAACTTAAGATAACGAAACccttttcatatttaaaaacaatTATAGACCAAGacgaaagaaaaaaaaattatttcgaTGTTACATCTGCCGATAATTATATGTTAGGAATATTGTTTATACTTATATGGGTTTATCACTTTTTTTGGAATAAAGCGGATGCTTCAGTGGATAAAGAATATGCAGAATTTGCAAGGGTAAATATGGATTTCCATAAAGTTGAGAAAACATATCATTGGCCAGATGGTATAAAATTTATCATtcag caattattacattttgaATCTAGAAAGAATCTCGATTTAAATGATTTAATTAATCATCCATGGTTTACTAGGGAAAAATGCTGGTTTCTTAAgttattttcttttgatttaagatattttaaataa
- a CDS encoding serine repeat antigen 9, whose product MKVSFTLFFIIYIILNCDVLKCEVESSDSTSFLNLISGQSSSNSDDTVSSSDSRGVVASVSGTVDSDVSRTDSTGNVNSKNSELSETRQNSVEQNNNSNSSDNSIKIKSAFLKENVGVKITGPCDEGFGLVMVPHIIINVDTRNTDIQLGKKSSEINYGIKLRKKGKDEYEEKVGIDLLKNVCETGKNFKFVAYIKGDELIIKWKVIEEGNIPIDIKKFKIKRMSPPITSIQVFSSMSDEKSFVLENKNYVVTNNMPEKCEALATNCFLSGNIDIEKCYQCSLLVENDSKSDVCYNFISRENKEKLNEERFKVKGSTEYEESVESELKGAIDLLISSFYKSDGENGENVLISFEDLNSTLEDDIINFCSLLKLVDLSGTFMNHQIGTTADAFNNIVKLLKEHKEEDEFVLRTKLRNPALCMKNVDDWVKSRCGLLTSDDSYVVIKKNSDTNGKNENNESNDEEYDGVIDLSTNENGNVKSIQFNDDIYCNDDYCNRWKNENNCISKIGVEDQGNCASSWAFASKLHFETLRCMKGYDHLGISALYLTNCSKGKISKRCTEGGNPSEFLEIVSNSGFLPTEFDYPYFYALVENSCPSGLNKWINLWEDVKLFDYKYEPNSIGSKGYSVYKSEMFKDNMDEYVKMIKSEIKNKGSVIAYINAQSVLTYDFNGKNILNMCGSKTTDHSINVIGYGHYKNKEGEEKSYWLVRNSWGYYWGDEGNFKVDMYGPSNCNYHFINTVLVFNIDIPMMNNNENNKKGLYNYFPKYTHEFYHNFYDQNFGSDNKISLINSNGSNKNDVNNAYTVHGQSGETEVQPSQLRSTANQDSNRGAVTSDPLRTQPETTSTSVKKMDVFQVLKHVKNSKIKVGLIKYDNDDEIGAHHSCTRAYSFDPEKYDECVEFCRKNWEQCKDKPSPGFCLTKLDESKGCFFCYV is encoded by the exons ATGAAGGTttcatttacattattttttataatat atattatattaaattgtgATGTGTTAAAATGTGAAGTTGAATCTTCTGATAGTACCAGTTTCTTAAATTTGATTTCTGGTCAGAGTTCATCTAATTCGGATGATACTGTTTCTAGTTCAGATTCACGTGGTGTTGTTGCATCTGTTTCTGGTACAGTTGATTCTGATGTATCTAGAACAGATTCAACTGGAAATGTAAATAGTAAAAATTCTGAATTATCAGAAACAAGACAAAATTCTgttgaacaaaataataattcaaatagTTCAGATAATTCgattaaaattaaatctgcatttttaaaagaaaatgttgGTGTAAAAATTACTGGTCCATGTGATGAAGGGTTCGGTTTGGTTATGGTAcctcatataataattaatgtGGACACTAGAAATACTGATATACAATTGGGAAAGAAATCATCAGAAATAAATTATGGaataaaattaagaaaaaaaggaaaagatgAATATGAGGAAAAAGTTGGTATagatcttttaaaaaatgtatgtGAGACaggaaaaaattttaaatttgtTGCATATATTAAAGGAGAtgaattaattattaaatggAAAGTTATAGAGGAAGgaa atataccaatagatataaaaaaattcaaaataaaaaggatgaGCCCTCCTATTACTTCCATACAAGTATTTTCCTCCATGTCAGATGAAAAGTCCTTTGTGCttgaaaacaaaaattatgtCGTAACAAATAATATGCCAG AAAAATGTGAAGCTCTAGCTACTAACTGTTTCTTGAGTGGTAATATTGATATTGAAAAATGCTATCAGTGTAGTTTATTAGTTGAAAATGATAGTAAATCTGATGTAtgctataattttatttctcgtgaaaataaagaaaaattaaatgaagaacGTTTTAAAGTCAAAGGATCAACTGAATATGAAGAAAGTGTAGAATCTGAACTAAAAGGAGCTATagatttattaatatcatcattttatAAATCCGATGGTGAGAATGGTGAAAATGTTTTGATAAGTTTTGAAGACTTAAATAGTACATTAGAAgatgatattattaatttctgTTCTTTATTAAAACTTGTTGATTTAAGTGGAACATTTATGAATCACCAAATAGGTACTACTGCAGATGcctttaataatattgttaaacttttaaaagaacataaagaagaagatgaaTTCGTATTACGTACGAAATTAAGAAACCCAGCACTTTGTATGAAAAATGTGGACGATTGGGTTAAAAGTAGATGTGGTTTATTAACATCTGATGATTCATAtgttgttataaaaaaaaattctgatACTAATGGaaagaatgaaaataatgaatcaAATGATGAAGAATATGACGGAGTTATTGATTTAAGTACAAATGAGAATGGAAATGTAAAATCGATTCAgtttaatgatgatatatattgtaatgaTGATTATTGTAATAGAtggaaaaatgaaaataattgcATATCCAAGATTGGCGTTGAAGATCAAGGAAATTGTGCTTCCTCATGGGCTTTTGCTTCTAAATTACATTTTGAAACACTAAGATGTATGAAAGGATATGACCATTTAGGAATTTCTGCTTTGTACTTAACTAACTGTTCTAAGGGAAAAATTAGTAAAAGATGTACTGAAGGTGGTAATCCAAGCGAATTTTTAGAAATCGTTTCAAATAGTGGATTTTTACCAACAGAATTTGATTACCCTTACTTTTATGCATTGGTTGAAAATAGTTGTCCAAGTGGTTTAAATAAATGGATAAATTTGTGGGAAGACGTAAAATTATTcgattataaatatgaaccTAATTCTATTGGTAGTAAAGGATATTCTGTATATAAAAGTGAGATGTTTAAAGATAATATGGATGAATATgttaaaatgataaaaagtgAAATTAAGAATAAAGGATCTGTAATTGCTTATATAAATGCACAATCTGTTTTAACTTATGATTTtaatggaaaaaatatacttaATATGTGTGGTAGCAAAACTACAGATCATTCAATAAATGTTATAGGTTATGgtcattataaaaataaggagGGAGAAGAAAAATCATATTGGCTAGTTCGAAATAGTTGGGGATATTACTGGGGAGATGAAGGAAATTTTAAAGTTGATATGTATGGACCATCCAATTGTAATTATCACTTCATTAATACAGTTCTTGTTTTTAATATTGATATTCCAATgatgaataataatgaaaataataaaaaaggattATATAATTACTTCCCAAAATATACACACGAGTTTTATCATAACTTTTATGATCAAAATTTTGGTTcggataataaaatatcctTAATTAATAGTAATGGttctaataaaaatgatgtaaATAATGCCTATACTGTTCATGGACAAAGTGGAGAAACAGAAGTTCAACCTTCACAACTTCGATCTACCGCTAATCAAGATTCGAACAGAGGAGCTGTTACCAGTGATCCTTTAAGGACTCAACCAGAAACAACTTCAACTAGTGTTAAAAAGATGGATGTGTTCCAAGTATTAAAACATGTCAAGAATAGCAAAATAAAAGTTGgtttaattaaatatgataatgacGATGAGATTGGTGCGCATCACAGTTGCACAAGAGCCTATTCATTCGATCCAGAAAAGTATGATGAATGTGTTGAGTTTTGTAGAAAAAATTGGGAACAATGCAAAGATAAACCTTCACCTGGTTTCTGTTTAACAAAATTGGATGAAAGCAAAGGTTGCTTCTTTTGTTATGTATAA
- a CDS encoding ras-related protein RAB7: protein MSNKKRTILKVIILGDSGVGKTSLMNQYVNKKFTNQYKATIGADFLTKETIVDNEQITMQIWDTAGQERFQSLGVAFYRGADCCVLVFDLTNYKTYESLESWKDEFLIQASPKDPENFPFVIIGNKVDETNKRKVQSLKVLQWCKSNNNIPYFETSAKNAINVDQAFDEIARKAMKQEHQEEQIYLPETFALNNQSEQKMYKSRCC from the exons AtgtcaaataaaaaaagaaccATATTAAAAGTTATAATTCTTGGAGATAGTgg tGTTGGTAAAACATCATTAATGAATCAATATgtgaataaaaaatttacgAATCAGTACAAAGCAACGA TTGGTGCCGACTTTTTAACTAAAGAAACTATAGTTGACAATGAACAAATAACTATGCAG aTATGGGATACTGCAGGACAAGAACGTTTTCAAAGTTTAGGAGTAGCTTTTTATAGAGGTGCAGATTGTTGTGTTTTAGTATTCGATTTGACAAACTACAAAACTTATGAATCTTTGGAATCGTGGAAAGATGAATTTTTAATTCAA gCTAGTCCAAAAGATCCTGAAAATTTTccttttgttattattggaAATAAAGTTGatgaaacaaataaaagaaaa gTTCAATCATTAAAAGTTTTGCAATGGTGTAAATCAAATAACAATATTCCCTATTTTGAGACAAGTGCAAAAAATGCAATTAATGTTGATCAAGCATTTGATGAAATAGCTAGAAAAGCTATGAAGCAAGAACACCAGGAAGAACAAAT ATATTTACCCGAAACTTTTGCTTTAAATAATCAGAGCGAACAAAAAATGTACAAAAGTCGTTGTTgttaa
- a CDS encoding protein RER1, putative, producing MEETEPQLPNICNKLINTHNYYVDKTTLYIKTRWFTLLGLFITYILRVYYVTGFYVVSYALAIFLLNLFLRFLTPHNIEEIYEQYENENNGLLLPMKQTHETKNSNNPDDKKEFRPFLRKLNEFKFWLYSTRAICISIFCTFFSFLDIPVFWPLLLFYFICLFFATMKQQIKNMIRFKYLPFNTSTKQTYGSVVRGTKNGK from the exons atggagGAAACAGAACCGCAATTACCCAACATTTGTAATAAGTTAATTAATacacataattattatgtagATAAaacaacattatatataaaaacaagaTGGTTTACTTTGCTTGGTTTGTTTATTACCTATATTCTTAGGGTATATTATGTAACAGGCTTTTATGTTGTTTCCTATGCTTTagccatatttttattaaatttatttttgagATTCTTAACACCTCATAATatagaagaaatatatgaacaatatgaaaatgaaaataatggtTTATTATTACCAATGAAACAAACACATGAAACtaaaaattcaaataatccagatgataaaaaagaatttagaCCATTTCtaagaaaattaaatgaatttaAATTCTGGTTATATTCTACAAGAGCTATCTGTATATCTATTTTTTGTACCTTTTTCTCATTTCTAGATATACCAGTATTTTGGcctttattacttttttattttatatgcttATTTTTCGCAACTATGAAACAACAAATCAAAAATATGATTAGATTTAAATATCTCCCATTTAATACAt CTACCAAACAAACTTATGGATCGGTAGTACGTGGGACCAAAAATGGGAAATAA